The DNA segment agcactctctcccgagtacttgggcagatccttcggggaaccgagtcctcgggggctgccacatgcagccccgagcactctctcccgagcacttggctgttcgaaccgtcgggggactatggtactcgggggtgagtgggaacccttctgagcactttcttcccggtacttggactctgcgggtcatcgggaaactggggtgctcggggaccagaagctgtggccccgagcaccttctcccggaacttagattctcctcatcctgcaggggggacctcgcgggatggtgacacgtggcggacgaccggcctggtctcgggactcagggacccctggttcccgatacactGACAGGCGCTTTGGGGAAGGCTTCGACAGGTCGGAGAGTGGAAGCGATGAcccgtgggggggggggggaggcaggCCAATCGACACGGATTCGGGCGGCGGTGACTTCATTCCGGTGTGGCGTGGCTCCGGCGGCTTTGGTCCGCGGTGGAGGAAGTGGATCCGAGCATGAAAGGGCGGTGGTGGCTCGGATCCGGCGGGGGCAACATGGATTCGAGGTGGTGTCGAGGGGCCGAGGTATCCCAGGTGGCCCCTATCTCGTTCCAATCGCCGACAAATCCTGGCTGGGGAACACGGAGGAGCGAGGTGGAGGCGGACGGAGTGAGTATTTGAAGGAAACACGGAGGAAGGAGGTGGCAGGGATTTTTCCACTCGTGGCTGGAGTCTACgatgaaggtgctggagtcctcTGGACGCACGCGGAGCGGAAGCTGGCACCGGGAATGGATCCCACCTGCCATAGGCTTGCTACAGGAGCTACCGGAGCCAGAGGACCTGAGTGCTCGCCGATTGCTCCACGTATAgtatatagtattgatttctcAAATGTGATCACTCCATTTATATCTGCTCTTGAACCAAAACCTTCAAAAACCAGATGGTTATACCATACTAAGTTATCCCTCGAGCCAAACACACTGAAACTCCTTAGTATAGTCGGACGGTTGTTGACGAGCAAAAGGAAGTGGAAATGAAATATCGCCCCCACCCCGGGCCGGCCTTCTCTCTATATAAACCCTCTCTCACTCCAAGCTAAGCCACAACTACGCTAGGTTGATCCCTCATCTGGTACACCCGACCCGATCGATCCCATGGCTCGCCCTGCCCATCTCGCTGTCCTGGTGGCGCTCCTCGTTGCCACGGCGCCGGCGGTGAGCGCCGTGACGTGCGGGCAGGTGGTGAGCATGCTGTCCCCCTGCATCAACTACGCCATGGGCAGGTCCCCCACCACCACACCGGCCTGCTGCGCAGGCGTCAGGGGCCTCAACAACGCCGCCCGCTCCACCGCGGACCGCCAGACCGCCTGCAACTGCCTCAAGCAGCAGACCAGCGGCATGGGCGGGCTCAAGCCCAACATCGTCGCCGGCATCCCCAGCAAGTGCGGCGTCAGCGTCCCGTACGCCATCAGCCCATCCACCGACTGCTCCAAGTAATCAAACTCATCTTAATAATCACATGCACCATCGATGCAGCCTTGACATGCAGGATTATTTGATCATTTGGTTGCGTCCTTAACTCTTCTTTTGCGCATGCAGGGTTCACTAAGATAGCAACGGTAtgagagaataaataaagagaatCGATGGATTCCCATGGATCGATCGAGCTGTTCCTCTGGATCGATATGATTCTGCATGGAGGAAGgaatgcattgcattgcatggcTTCTTCACCTCATTTTACCTGCCCTTAATTAGCTGTCAGCCTGTCACTGCTCTTAAGCACTTGTAGTCTTGTACTGCTACTGCAGAGGGTTACCTATCCAAGGACCTTGTACCATGTTCTGCTTCTAATCTACATCAATCAAGTACAGGCCTTTCGATAATAAAAAAtcaggatatatatatatgtatgtgtcaACATGTATCACCAAAAGTGATCGCATCACTACACAATTAAACTCAACAAAACTTTGTGTACAAGAAGATATTTTTTTAGGAGACGTGCGTATAAGAATTAAGAAGATGGGTGCACAGCCTTTTTTCCCTTCATTTTTTAGAAAAGATGGGTGCACAGCTTAACCTTGTAGGCCGACCAGCCCGTGGAAGTTGTCTTCACGGGCCAACTGCAGCACTGACGTCGAGGCAGGCACCAGGCAGAACAAAAACAAATAACAGTCCATTAGTTATTATTCACTCCACACTTAACAGCCCAACTAAGGCCTTGCTTTTCTTGTTTATGCAGACTATCTTATACACTTGTCAAAATCTTTGGTCCATCTTAAAGTCTAACCCTCTAAGGTTAAGAATTGATACTTGTACTAACGCATTGCCACTCTCCTGCGTTCATTAGACAGTATACTACGTCCGATCTCAAATATAAATCCATTTATGATTGTTGTTGGTTTAATGTTTTTAAATTTGACTATAATATCTGAAAAACTATATACATTGACAACATAAGATTATCTTATTAggtttatcatgaaaaatactttcataatatataactatttttatttcaataaatatttttataaacatTACTACTCAAAGTGTTATATTTAGAACCGTATCGATATCATAATAAACTTATATTTAACATCGAAAAAAGTAATACTTATATGACTCATGTGCTCTAGGCAGCCTAGTGCTTCTCTTGTGCCTTACAGAATCTATCACCTACAACACATGTCGTTCTCCCGTTACTAATGGGCCACGCTAGTAATTAACTTTCAACCGCTAGACTTCAAGTCAGAACACCACACTGATGAGACTTTAAGTCACGCCTAGAATCTTGCTTTGCCTAGACACTTCGTCTTCTTTTTAAGAGAAGTCAATGCAAAAATACGTTGTCCCCTCCCAcatttttctccctctttgtagGATCGATTACGTGTAAAATATACTTATAGGGTTTGAATGATTGCataagtcaaattcaaaatttaattcaTCCTAATAAAATATTCAGTTT comes from the Phragmites australis chromosome 22, lpPhrAust1.1, whole genome shotgun sequence genome and includes:
- the LOC133905065 gene encoding non-specific lipid-transfer protein 4-like — its product is MARPAHLAVLVALLVATAPAVSAVTCGQVVSMLSPCINYAMGRSPTTTPACCAGVRGLNNAARSTADRQTACNCLKQQTSGMGGLKPNIVAGIPSKCGVSVPYAISPSTDCSKVH